The stretch of DNA ttttatcgaaaataatgATGCTATTTGCGATGTCTGAGTCGCagaataatttgtattaatacaATGCTTCAGTCGAGCATACTTATTCCTCTGCctttttaaaactttgttaGACGTCTGCAAGTCTCACTTACCTTAGAGGTTTGAGATACGATAAAGGCTAATAAACAATGAAATAAACTTACATGTGCAGTTATGGGATCACATTTGTGATATCTAGCGTACATTGTGAGGCCGGTGAAaacggaaattatttttacaaatactAGGCCCACAGCTAGAAACCATATTGACCTGAAAAAAGATGTGTGTGTAAAAGaacgttatttattcttaagaaaatgtttaattccTCGTAAcgtgttaaaataaatcgtacGATATTTAAAGAACCAATACTTTGCACTTACTTTCGCGCCTCGCTGATAGTGGGTACTGCTAGAAATCTTTGCATCGAGACCTGGCTGATGCCTAATCCTGCCAGCCACGTCATTACCATTCCCACTGTCATGCCCCAAAATGAATTTCTAGTGAAAGGGCTGGGATCCATGCTGTGCGAAAGAGAATCGAGAATATTagtcaatttattaaatacagtTGTAATAGCCAGAGCACCGCTTTGTTATTAGAacaacaattattatttcgtagTTAATTAACTGCAATAAGAGATATTCTATGAAATTAATGTTAGGATATTACAGCGTGATTAGTATTTTGCTGCGTTTAACAAACGTGTCACGCAATATTATCAATGCGCCACTATATCAGAAATTTAACAGAGGATAACGCAACGAGAACAAATACAATTACGAAAATAACTAACGGAATTGAATTCGATACGCGTACGGTTGATATCTAAAAGATTGACGtgcaaagtaatttaataatatcctACAAAACCGGAAACGCGTGCGCTAGAAATATCGCAggcttttttttccactttacTTTGCATTTCCCGAGGTCAGCGTGCAATCGATGCGTctcaagtaaattaattatatcttactagattttaattaaacgagcaGCGTTTAATCCTCTGTCCTTCTCGTTGGAAAGCAATGGAGTGGTCGCGAGTCTTacataagtttaaaaaaaaaatacacctGTTCTTACTTCCAAAACACAATTCTACCACCCTTCTCGGCTATTCTCCAAGTCTCGCCGATGCCGCCCACGGCGATCGTTCCCAGTATCAAAACGGCAATGAGACTTCCGACAGTCACCGTCATCTGAACCGTATCCGCCCATACGACAGCCTTCAGACCTCCCTATATaagaatacatatatatatatatatatatatatttttttttctctttttttttttcaaagagaGATTACTCGCACAATAAAGGTATCAGTGTCAGTCACGGTGCGACGTGCACAGAATCAAACGGTCGGGGGACTCGGTGAAACGTAAACCCGGAGGAGAGATCGTAACACAATTGCATAATGACGTTACAATGCAACGCAAcgctatacatatatatacgtatttgATAAATCGTTATCGATTCATACAAACTTTATCGTATATCAAGAAACCTACGTAATCCGCGTGGTACTTCGTGCTTTAATGACAGACAGTCAGTTTTAAAACGCGGTTCGTAAGCTGCGTAAACCGAAAGGCACGGTCGGCTCGAATTGTCTGAGCTTGTGTGTtctggaaaaagaaaaaagagaaaaaggaaaagatttcAGCAAATGTTAATGTTGCGTCTAACGAGCTTTCAAGAAGCGTTTGCTCTTCCTTACCGCTGATCTCTAGAAATATCGCAGTTATCTTTACGTAGCGGAGCGATGCACATTTCGTGCACACATTATTATCCAGCGTACTATTATCCAAACAAGCGCAAGGCCCGGGCAAACAATGGGTTCAATCTCGTCATCGTTTTTGTGTACCTTGTTCGAGTGGCAGGGCGGCGGGTGCACGGTCGTTACTTATTTAGCGCGACGCCGCGTCGTAAATAATCCAGCAACTTACAAGACTGATAAGACCGCGATCTGTTCAGCAAATTCCTCCCTAAACAATCGTTCGCCCGGCAGCCGTTCGCAGCCGTATGTCTCATCTAACCAAACTTCAGATAGTCCGCGACGTCACGGCTTCAAGATGACGTCAGCAAAACACGCGTCGCTCTATCCCGCGCTCGCGATCATCTATTTCAAACGCGGTactacgattttttttacgatctcCGAAAGATCTGTTTCGACGTGCGAACAAGTGCGATCGTCGATAGACGATAAGGGCGACGAGTAATTCTTCGCGCGCAATGCAAGCTTTATGGTCTATATTCAGACCGGCACGGTGaataaatacttaatatataatcatcttgaaataaattctgtctgaaaaaaaaaaagattaagatAAAATGCTTCAGAAATGAAAGCTCGATACTTGTACGGTGATTATAGCTGTACGCCACTTACGATGGTCGTGTAGAAGATGCACACCATGCATATCACCGGCGCGACGTAATGCAGATTCATCCCGGTCGCTTGTGAAAAGGCTAGCGCCGGCACGTAGATGATCAACGGCACGTAGATCACCAGCGCGAGGGTGTAGAGGAAGGACGCTAGTTGCCGGACCGGCCTGGCAAACCGAATCTCTAGATACTCGAAGGTGCTCGTTAGCTGCAGCTTGTAAAACACTGGCAGGTACACACACACGATTATAAAACAGCTGATGAAGGATGTAAAAATACAAGCCGCGTATTGAGTCCCGTACTGATACACCTCGGAAGGAACGCCGAGCAAAGACACTCCCGATATGTGACTGAAATAAAtgttgcaagaaaaaaaaaaaaaaataatagtaataatatttatatatttataattatttaaaatattttttatattaatattttttttaataacgacaaAATGCGTGAAATATGTTAAGTCACCTCGCTATCAGGCTCATGCTAATTGGAAGAAAGGACATGGTTTTGCCGCCGAGTAAATATTCCGTGGTATTATCCTGTTTCGTGCTGAAGAAACCGAAGTAGACGCCGATGAGGACGCTAACGCCCAGCAGGCCACCAAAGAGGGTGTAATCGGTCCATCCGAAAGTGAGCTCCTTCAGCTCGTGGCCAACGAAAAACGACTCCGTATTATTGACGACCATTTTAGATACGCTGGGTGAAAAGGTCCGTGTAAAGGATCGTCTCGCGTTAGAAATACATAGATAATTCGTTGTAAAAGCATGAACGCTGCTGTCAATTATACGTACATATCTTCGATTACTTCCTTCCTGTTGCGCAGGAATCCGAGTACCGCGTTAGCGTCTGAAGTGGCGTACCGCGCTGGCGATAAAGCGACTGATTTTCGGAAAACTGTCGTTCACACGTCCACGATCTAATCATGTATGtgtctaataataaaacagcCTTGCTGGAATTTGGAAAAGTACCGAACGCAATCCACATACCCACTGGCAATGATGACGTGCAATGTGTTACTATATGTTAGGCCGATATTCAACTTGGTATCAGTTTAATTTACGGTATCGCAGATAAAACTCTGTGATTCgcaaataaacgaaaattcTTAAATAGGCAAGCGCCTTTGTGCTGCACTTCGTGCCAAAAATTAATGCCATCACCGCTATCATACTTGTTTGCCAAAAATTTGCACGGACTTCTAGTCGTATATCCTTCGCGATAACGCGATGACGTGCCCCATAGAACAATCGCATATGCGATTCCTgtcgaatatattttctcgtctgctaatttttttaacaacgtacAGGTTTACCTGAAGtgtttttattcaaatatctttatttaacaGTGGTGAGGAAAGAACTTTCGGCGTCTGTTTTTATGGTTCTGATATCTCAATCCAATTTGCCGCAATAAGTATTCCAGGAGTCTTAagaaaaataaggaaaatgATTTAACATGCGTACCagaatacatattttattatacatttttatctatGCAAGGTGATTCTTAGGACGTTTATCATATTATATAAGAATCACAGTGTATAATTATACCTTTGTTATCCGTTAATGTGCGCCGTACAGCAACCATTCAGTTAATTGTTGCatattttgttgtttttcatttatattacactcaccgaataatttttctaagatTTGCACTTCGTCGGATTCAAAATCCTTCATAGGATTCAAAGGAGTTATCGTCATACTTGGCAACGTAACGtcataataaagaaaaatctaaaacgTAAATGTATCTCATTATTACCGTCAcgaatatgaataataattaatttccttgTGTGCAAATGAAAACCTTGTTGTTGAAAGTATTGTACACTAGGCTAGGACTAGATGTTCCTGGCATCACGTTGTAATTTCCTGTGCAAAATGCTCTGACTGGTTCCTCGAATTGAAACCGTACGCTATGTCGTTGTTGATCCAAAATGTAAGTCTGTCCATCCCAAGCGCAGGCAATTATTTCGTCAGAATTATCACCTGTGACATCCAATCGACACAAAGCAAATATCTGATGATCTACTTGCATAGCcctataataataaaattatataatatattaatgaacTATGGAAGTATCTAAAtatcattacattttattgctTACCATAAAATGACTTCATCTTGAACTAACATAATAGTTCCATCAAGTGTTGCTAAAGCATACGGTTTTCCTTTCAAACCATTTTCATTGCGGActtcattatttaaatctgTATTTTGCTTTGTACTTCCTTCCTCCCGAGTTTTTTCTGTTGATGcggatttattaatattgcagttattattattattgctactgctctcattattattattgtaggtaaactttttaaaagatGGCAACAACGTGTCTTTCGTAGTCTTACTATCGTATTCTCCGAGAATAACATTGCCACCGATAAAATTTCCGTCCATTTCATCAGCACTTGAAGACTCGATGGGATTATAAAATCTAACTGGTCCTTGATTTTCTACTGTGAAATCTTTACCGTATTGACCGACCATATCTAAACTATTTTTTCGAAACGCCGGTTGCGAGTAATTCCTTTTAAACTCCAGAGATGCTGGTTTGAAGGTTTTCACATCTAGCTGAGTATCGTCTGTAAAACTTTGCTTCGGCAATTTATCTTTGGGCATGTAACTAGACATTTTATGTTCAATCGTCGAAATAAATGGCGTTATTCCCGGCTCCAAATTTCCTATAATTTccgttgaaatattttgattGCGCATCCTAGATATTCCTAAAGTCTGGTAATCTACAGCCTCGCATGAACTATTCTTTGATTGACAATCTTCAGAATTGCACTTGATTCGCATAAAAGTACCACCAGGCTGTGCAACCAGAAGAGTTGGCGTACCGTCAGCAGTatgctaaaaataattaatcgaattaacGCGCGCATCGcctaattaaacaattttttttttatttggtgacatataacaaaatttatattttaccgtACGTACTTGCAACGTAACTGTGCCTATTTGATTAGTGCACTCCCATTTATTTAGGCCAATTAATTTTCCTGTTTCTAAATCAGCATTACTTGACCATCTGTACGATCTCACAACGCGGTCTGTCAGGCCAAGTATCATTTCATTAGCACCATCTTTATCGACATCAGCTATCAGCACTATCTTTGTATTAGTTGGGATTCTTTGTACATGTACACATTCCATTTTCCCCGAGAGTTCATTTACATCATTAGTATTGTCAACATGTTCTGTGTTTTGAGAATTTCCTATATCTGCAAAAATATATCctatcaaaattatataattttttttttttttgcgaaatataTTGCTTTAAAACTCAGACTTACCAATacttgttttaaaattatcttgcTCGTTTGTGTCTTTACCAATATGTTGACTTACAGGTATGTTAGAATTGTTAGGATTGACAGATCTGGGACTGTAAAATATATGGGTCCATCCGTCGCCACATATGACCACAAGTGCATTACGtccataattaaaaatatctccaATTGCTACACTAGTTATAAGACCAAGGCCAGTGATTTTCTGCCATAACTCTGATCCCTATTACATAAGaacaaatgttatttatagcttgaaataagataattttaattgttttagtCACCAGATATTTACTTTGAAGATATAAAGCTCTCCTTCAGCAGTGCCAACAACTAATTCATTATCACCATCATTATCAACATCTCCTACAGTCAATCCATGCCtgtgcataattttttattataatttatttactaaacaaaaattaaaaaaaattaaacttacctGCATACAGTACCAGGTAATTCCCATTGCAATTTCTTTACAAAGCTAACAGCTCTCATGATTAGATTTTATAGACTGTAGCTGTTGCCATCTACTTGGTGGCCAAACTATATGAGTAGCTTTTGCTGTTACCAGACCCAAAGATATTGGTCCAAAGGTATTAGAATCCATAGAATGTCCAATGTGATCTCCT from Cardiocondyla obscurior isolate alpha-2009 linkage group LG04, Cobs3.1, whole genome shotgun sequence encodes:
- the LOC139102362 gene encoding sodium-coupled monocarboxylate transporter 1, whose translation is MVVNNTESFFVGHELKELTFGWTDYTLFGGLLGVSVLIGVYFGFFSTKQDNTTEYLLGGKTMSFLPISMSLIASHISGVSLLGVPSEVYQYGTQYAACIFTSFISCFIIVCVYLPVFYKLQLTSTFEYLEIRFARPVRQLASFLYTLALVIYVPLIIYVPALAFSQATGMNLHYVAPVICMVCIFYTTIGGLKAVVWADTVQMTVTVGSLIAVLILGTIAVGGIGETWRIAEKGGRIVFWNMDPSPFTRNSFWGMTVGMVMTWLAGLGISQVSMQRFLAVPTISEARKSIWFLAVGLVFVKIISVFTGLTMYARYHKCDPITAHVVARSDKILPYYVLDVAANVPGLPGLFLAGLVSAGLSTMSAGLNTVSGTIYEDFIDRWVPESNDKETKAANIMKVTVVLLGILCVGMVFIVDRLGDIFQLSLTVTGITAGAMLGLFSLGMLVPWATTKGAVIGGLASMITMMWIIVGAQWHMANRRLYYKPLPSTTEGCLNVPGLFNRTTTVTQNPMQVESADEPFILYRISFMYYTLLGALIVMVIGTIVSFICGAPDINDINPDHFPPFMTRFLPSKKYIEVSLHTVPTALVTNPEKEELKS
- the LOC139102361 gene encoding KICSTOR complex protein ITFG2 isoform X3, producing the protein MRAVSFVKKLQWELPGTVCRHGLTVGDVDNDGDNELVVGTAEGELYIFKGSELWQKITGLGLITSVAIGDIFNYGRNALVVICGDGWTHIFYSPRSVNPNNSNIPVSQHIGKDTNEQDNFKTSIGNSQNTEHVDNTNDVNELSGKMECVHVQRIPTNTKIVLIADVDKDGANEMILGLTDRVVRSYRWSSNADLETGKLIGLNKWECTNQIGTVTLQHTADGTPTLLVAQPGGTFMRIKCNSEDCQSKNSSCEAVDYQTLGISRMRNQNISTEIIGNLEPGITPFISTIEHKMSSYMPKDKLPKQSFTDDTQLDVKTFKPASLEFKRNYSQPAFRKNSLDMVGQYGKDFTVENQGPVRFYNPIESSSADEMDGNFIGGNVILGEYDSKTTKDTLLPSFKKFTYNNNNESSSNNNNNCNINKSASTEKTREEGSTKQNTDLNNEVRNENGLKGKPYALATLDGTIMLVQDEVILWAMQVDHQIFALCRLDVTGDNSDEIIACAWDGQTYILDQQRHSVRFQFEEPVRAFCTGNYNVMPGTSSPSLVYNTFNNKIFLYYDVTLPSMTITPLNPMKDFESDEVQILEKLFGECNINEKQQNMQQLTEWLLYGAH
- the LOC139102361 gene encoding KICSTOR complex protein ITFG2 isoform X2, whose amino-acid sequence is MRAVSFVKKLQWELPGTVCRHGLTVGDVDNDGDNELVVGTAEGELYIFKGSELWQKITGLGLITSVAIGDIFNYGRNALVVICGDGWTHIFYSPRSVNPNNSNIPVSQHIGKDTNEQDNFKTSIDIGNSQNTEHVDNTNDVNELSGKMECVHVQRIPTNTKIVLIADVDKDGANEMILGLTDRVVRSYRWSSNADLETGKLIGLNKWECTNQIGTVTLQHTADGTPTLLVAQPGGTFMRIKCNSEDCQSKNSSCEAVDYQTLGISRMRNQNISTEIIGNLEPGITPFISTIEHKMSSYMPKDKLPKQSFTDDTQLDVKTFKPASLEFKRNYSQPAFRKNSLDMVGQYGKDFTVENQGPVRFYNPIESSSADEMDGNFIGGNVILGEYDSKTTKDTLLPSFKKFTYNNNNESSSNNNNNCNINKSASTEKTREEGSTKQNTDLNNEVRNENGLKGKPYALATLDGTIMLVQDEVILWAMQVDHQIFALCRLDVTGDNSDEIIACAWDGQTYILDQQRHSVRFQFEEPVRAFCTGNYNVMPGTSSPSLVYNTFNNKIFLYYDVTLPSMTITPLNPMKDFESDEVQILEKLFGECNINEKQQNMQQLTEWLLYGAH
- the LOC139102361 gene encoding KICSTOR complex protein ITFG2 isoform X1; this encodes MRAVSFVKKLQWELPGTVCRHGLTVGDVDNDGDNELVVGTAEGELYIFKGSELWQKITGLGLITSVAIGDIFNYGRNALVVICGDGWTHIFYSPRSVNPNNSNIPVSQHIGKDTNEQDNFKTSIGYIFADIGNSQNTEHVDNTNDVNELSGKMECVHVQRIPTNTKIVLIADVDKDGANEMILGLTDRVVRSYRWSSNADLETGKLIGLNKWECTNQIGTVTLQHTADGTPTLLVAQPGGTFMRIKCNSEDCQSKNSSCEAVDYQTLGISRMRNQNISTEIIGNLEPGITPFISTIEHKMSSYMPKDKLPKQSFTDDTQLDVKTFKPASLEFKRNYSQPAFRKNSLDMVGQYGKDFTVENQGPVRFYNPIESSSADEMDGNFIGGNVILGEYDSKTTKDTLLPSFKKFTYNNNNESSSNNNNNCNINKSASTEKTREEGSTKQNTDLNNEVRNENGLKGKPYALATLDGTIMLVQDEVILWAMQVDHQIFALCRLDVTGDNSDEIIACAWDGQTYILDQQRHSVRFQFEEPVRAFCTGNYNVMPGTSSPSLVYNTFNNKIFLYYDVTLPSMTITPLNPMKDFESDEVQILEKLFGECNINEKQQNMQQLTEWLLYGAH